In a single window of the Branchiostoma floridae strain S238N-H82 chromosome 2, Bfl_VNyyK, whole genome shotgun sequence genome:
- the LOC118409299 gene encoding protein FAM32A-like: protein MSAYDTVQKGSLKLKGTDDGGIKKKKKKKKEKKRILEQITSKEATSEEGVERSKKLDTRTPAQRKFAEVQERRQMERVMNKAALTHKQRVESFNKHLDKLTEHYDIPKVSWTK, encoded by the exons ATGTCAGCCTACGACACAGTTCAGAAGGGAAGCCTCAAGCTGAAGGGGACTGATGATGGAGGGatcaagaaaaagaagaagaagaagaaggagaagaaacggaTCTTGGAGCAGATCACCAGCAAGGAGGCCACAAGCGAGGAGGGAGTGGAGAGGAGCAAAAAG CTGGACACCCGGACGCCAGCTCAGCGAAAGTTTGCGGAGGTCCAGGAGAGACGGCAGATGGAGCGCGTGATGAACAAGGCGGCGTTGACCCACAAGCAGCGCGTGGAGTCCTTCAACAAGCACTTGGACAAACTGACAGAACATTACGACATCCCCAAAGTCAGCTGGACCAAGTAG